One genomic window of Pseudomonas chlororaphis subsp. piscium includes the following:
- a CDS encoding NUDIX hydrolase: MKSRATVICAHGGHILFVRKDRSKWSLPGGKVEPGESLAAAAIRELREETGLDASEPLYILEFEAGNVRHHVFEVAVANAGDARPLNEIAAIAWHAYGAASELDATAATKSIVSSFLRRL, translated from the coding sequence ATGAAGAGCAGAGCGACGGTTATTTGTGCACATGGAGGGCACATTCTTTTTGTTCGCAAGGATCGCTCCAAATGGTCTTTACCGGGTGGCAAGGTCGAGCCTGGGGAGTCTCTCGCTGCCGCCGCGATACGTGAGTTGCGGGAAGAGACAGGGTTGGATGCCAGCGAGCCTCTTTACATCCTGGAGTTCGAAGCTGGCAATGTGCGGCATCACGTGTTCGAGGTTGCCGTGGCCAATGCCGGGGATGCCCGTCCCTTGAATGAAATTGCGGCCATCGCTTGGCATGCCTATGGGGCTGCCAGCGAGCTGGATGCAACGGCCGCCACCAAGAGTATCGTGAGTTCGTTTTTACGCCGCCTGTAA
- a CDS encoding lytic polysaccharide monooxygenase auxiliary activity family 9 protein, which translates to MNKPLVQPKHGRVVSPSSRGAVAVELGLLGTWQVNEMEGGKNFPALVGGPFQTPYESDVASVVPPADGHILSGGKTDERDCLNFTNEEMSKKLGRSFSWPLLNVDPGQVFQVKWEYTAPHVTRGYSWFITKDGWDPKQRISRAQLEPQAFFKDFYTQVPYDQHGDEMKAKVEHQVTLPKNKRGHHVIVLAWIVANTGNAFYQAFDVDFK; encoded by the coding sequence ATGAATAAACCATTAGTTCAACCGAAACACGGCCGTGTCGTATCTCCATCCAGTCGTGGTGCTGTCGCCGTCGAGCTGGGGCTGCTGGGCACCTGGCAGGTCAATGAGATGGAAGGTGGCAAAAACTTCCCGGCCCTGGTGGGCGGACCTTTCCAGACACCTTACGAGAGTGACGTCGCCAGCGTTGTGCCACCTGCTGATGGGCATATCCTCAGCGGCGGCAAGACCGATGAGCGTGATTGCCTCAATTTCACTAATGAAGAAATGTCGAAGAAGCTTGGGCGTTCGTTCTCCTGGCCGTTGCTCAACGTCGATCCGGGGCAGGTGTTCCAGGTCAAGTGGGAGTACACCGCTCCTCATGTGACCCGTGGTTACAGCTGGTTCATCACCAAGGATGGCTGGGACCCGAAACAGCGCATCAGCCGCGCGCAACTGGAGCCGCAGGCTTTCTTCAAGGACTTCTACACACAAGTTCCGTATGACCAGCACGGCGATGAAATGAAGGCCAAGGTCGAGCATCAAGTAACCCTGCCCAAGAACAAGAGAGGCCATCACGTGATTGTTCTGGCGTGGATTGTCGCCAACACCGGCAATGCGTTCTATCAGGCGTTCGACGTCGACTTCAAATAA
- a CDS encoding carbohydrate-binding protein: MNKINFASVKTQANDSASLMPSIAGKKILMGFWHNWPAGPSDGYQQGQFANLDLVNVPKEYNVVAVAFMKGNGIPTFKPYNLSDEEFRRQVGVLNSQGRAVLISLGGADAHIELHKGNEQALANEIIRLVETYGFDGLDIDLEQSAIDFADNKTVLPAALKLVKDHYAGEGKHFIISMAPEFPYLITGGKYVGYIQALDGYYDFIAPQYYNQGGDGLWVQEANGGQGAWIAQNNDALKEDFLFYLTESLVTGTRGYIAIPADKFVIGLPANVDAAATGYVIDPAAVSNAFKRLDRAGLPIKGLMTWSVNWDDGLNKYGVRYNWEFRDRYAPLIHGGSGEERPSAPGSLFSPAQTENSVTLSWSAAHGVRPIEFYTLFRDGKPVAQTASLTLKDEGLKTDTLYSYFVSATDAQGNQSLPSTSLSIKTAGGVPDPQYPEWQLNHHYRKDDGVTYQGSLYLCFQEHTSNAGWTPDVAFTLWAKVAVQRRA, translated from the coding sequence GTGAACAAGATCAACTTTGCATCGGTAAAGACCCAGGCTAATGATTCGGCATCGTTGATGCCGTCGATTGCTGGCAAGAAGATTCTCATGGGCTTCTGGCACAACTGGCCGGCAGGCCCCAGTGACGGCTACCAGCAGGGGCAGTTCGCCAACCTCGACCTAGTGAATGTACCCAAGGAATACAACGTGGTGGCGGTGGCCTTCATGAAGGGCAATGGCATTCCCACCTTCAAGCCCTACAACCTGTCGGACGAGGAGTTCCGACGCCAGGTTGGCGTGCTCAACAGCCAGGGGCGGGCGGTGTTGATTTCCCTTGGCGGTGCGGATGCTCATATCGAGTTGCACAAGGGCAACGAGCAAGCGCTGGCCAACGAAATCATTCGTCTGGTGGAAACCTATGGTTTCGACGGGCTGGACATCGACCTCGAGCAGAGCGCCATCGATTTTGCCGACAACAAGACCGTGCTGCCGGCGGCGCTCAAGCTGGTGAAGGATCACTACGCAGGCGAGGGCAAGCATTTCATCATCAGCATGGCGCCGGAGTTTCCCTACCTGATCACCGGCGGCAAGTATGTTGGTTACATCCAGGCGCTGGATGGCTACTACGATTTCATCGCGCCGCAGTATTACAACCAGGGCGGCGACGGTTTGTGGGTCCAGGAAGCCAACGGCGGGCAGGGTGCCTGGATTGCCCAGAACAACGACGCGCTGAAGGAAGACTTTCTGTTTTATCTGACTGAGAGCCTGGTCACCGGTACTCGTGGTTATATCGCCATCCCTGCCGACAAGTTCGTGATCGGTCTGCCGGCCAACGTCGACGCGGCGGCGACCGGGTATGTCATTGACCCCGCGGCGGTGAGCAATGCTTTCAAGCGTCTGGATCGTGCCGGATTGCCGATCAAGGGGCTGATGACCTGGTCGGTCAACTGGGATGATGGCCTCAACAAGTACGGCGTCCGTTACAACTGGGAGTTCCGTGATCGTTATGCACCGCTGATCCATGGCGGCAGTGGCGAGGAGCGACCTTCGGCGCCGGGCAGCCTGTTTTCTCCGGCGCAGACGGAAAACAGCGTGACCTTGAGCTGGAGTGCTGCCCACGGCGTTCGTCCGATCGAGTTCTACACCCTGTTCCGCGATGGCAAGCCGGTGGCCCAGACGGCCTCGCTGACTTTGAAGGACGAAGGGCTGAAAACCGATACGCTGTACAGCTACTTTGTCAGCGCCACGGATGCCCAGGGTAATCAGTCGCTGCCGAGTACCAGCCTGAGCATCAAGACCGCCGGCGGGGTACCTGACCCGCAATACCCGGAATGGCAGTTGAATCATCACTACCGAAAAGATGATGGTGTGACCTACCAGGGCAGTCTGTATCTGTGCTTCCAGGAGCACACCTCGAATGCCGGCTGGACTCCGGATGTCGCCTTTACCCTTTGGGCCAAGGTGGCGGTTCAGCGTCGTGCGTGA
- a CDS encoding DUF2214 family protein — translation MLMHWFLAAVHLLAFAVAFAAVLNRGTALRRVVTEGADVRRALLADNGWGLAAAVLLITGLLRAFAGYEKGTDYYLHQPLFHIKMTLFVIILLLEILPMVALIKWRIALGRGASIDTGRATLFARISHLQALLIVLMVVAASGMARGVMFSQS, via the coding sequence ATGCTCATGCACTGGTTTCTTGCCGCCGTACACCTGTTGGCCTTTGCTGTCGCGTTTGCGGCGGTGCTCAATCGCGGTACGGCGTTGCGCCGCGTGGTCACCGAGGGGGCGGACGTGCGCCGGGCTCTGCTGGCCGACAACGGCTGGGGGTTGGCCGCCGCGGTGTTGTTGATCACCGGCTTGCTGCGCGCCTTCGCTGGCTACGAAAAAGGCACGGATTACTACCTGCACCAGCCGCTGTTTCACATCAAGATGACTCTGTTCGTCATCATCCTGTTGCTCGAAATATTGCCGATGGTGGCGTTGATCAAATGGCGAATCGCCCTGGGGCGTGGCGCCTCGATCGATACCGGCCGCGCCACGCTGTTTGCGCGCATCAGCCACCTGCAGGCGCTGCTGATTGTGCTGATGGTGGTAGCGGCCAGCGGCATGGCGCGTGGGGTCATGTTCAGCCAGTCATGA
- the csrA gene encoding carbon storage regulator CsrA, with amino-acid sequence MLILTRKVGESINIGDDITITILGVSGQQVRIGINAPKDVAVHREEIYQRIQAGLTAPDKRETP; translated from the coding sequence ATGCTGATACTCACCCGCAAAGTCGGTGAAAGCATAAATATCGGTGACGACATCACGATCACCATTCTGGGCGTTAGCGGCCAGCAGGTCCGGATTGGCATCAATGCCCCGAAAGACGTTGCAGTCCATCGCGAAGAAATCTACCAACGGATCCAAGCCGGCCTCACCGCCCCGGACAAACGCGAAACACCTTGA
- a CDS encoding sporulation protein → MMMAVLALAGCGEGKKVEVDKKAAPVVQAQPPQTAATPQWDVLVAGTLPQATSDLAGWLIEHGIISYVVVEDGKDRVLIGPFDSQAEAEAKKAELVEKLTKAKKRNIEPQVIEHRVAQ, encoded by the coding sequence ATGATGATGGCGGTTCTGGCACTGGCGGGATGCGGTGAGGGCAAGAAGGTCGAGGTCGACAAGAAGGCGGCGCCGGTCGTCCAGGCACAACCGCCGCAGACCGCCGCGACGCCGCAATGGGATGTGCTGGTCGCTGGAACCCTGCCTCAGGCGACGAGCGACCTGGCCGGCTGGCTGATCGAACACGGGATCATTTCCTATGTCGTCGTCGAAGACGGCAAGGATCGGGTGCTGATCGGCCCGTTCGATTCCCAGGCCGAAGCCGAAGCCAAGAAAGCCGAGCTGGTCGAGAAGCTGACCAAGGCCAAGAAGCGCAATATCGAGCCGCAGGTGATCGAGCACCGCGTCGCGCAATAA